From one Candidatus Dormiibacterota bacterium genomic stretch:
- a CDS encoding HAD-IA family hydrolase, with the protein MGLSYAAALFDLFGTLVDGRGNACEGAGELLARIAPLPWAIVTSCPRELAVSLLQRGRLPVPRVLVSADDVNTPKPSPEGYLHAAEMLGVLAHECVVFEDSSSGMSAARAAGMRAVCVLTGWARVEVSLENGRVAVRELP; encoded by the coding sequence ATGGGTCTTTCGTATGCCGCCGCACTCTTCGATCTCTTCGGGACGCTCGTAGACGGCCGCGGTAACGCTTGCGAAGGTGCGGGCGAGCTTCTGGCGCGCATCGCGCCGCTGCCCTGGGCGATCGTGACGTCATGCCCTCGCGAGCTTGCGGTCTCGCTGCTCCAGCGCGGCCGGTTGCCGGTACCGCGCGTGCTCGTCAGCGCGGACGACGTCAACACGCCCAAGCCTTCGCCGGAGGGCTATTTGCACGCCGCTGAGATGCTCGGCGTGCTTGCGCACGAGTGCGTCGTCTTCGAGGACAGCTCGTCGGGCATGAGCGCAGCGCGTGCTGCGGGAATGCGCGCAGTCTGCGTTCTCACCGGCTGGGCCCGCGTCGAGGTCAGCCTGGAGAACGGGCGCGTTGCGGTGCGGGAACTCCCGTAG